A stretch of Brassica napus cultivar Da-Ae chromosome C6, Da-Ae, whole genome shotgun sequence DNA encodes these proteins:
- the BNAC06G33800D gene encoding uncharacterized protein BNAC06G33800D isoform X2 yields MGTVVGTVEDCREMFDVSAQTRITPFSSTNQIGNPVAYKLVRVAGDGRLVPATDEEILEVNETDMHSASDACQSLRYLPTEGSPFRLSQLEETSEGLLRADNVEPSTDQVNSQPEYSEEFLQKAQQDESLVMVSTPPDANIQFRNENNMFDEDQVHHEPLPFSSDVQNGCDVNQSNTVEPSSPKETALPAAAASQKPDFALVRGEICLDNLPIKALQETFRATFGRETTVKDKTWLKRRITMGLTKSFDVPTTNLTIKDNKLVGIKDKSNDVSDDVRATNVKEAPSSSAYHVNGHSKDASAHSLGVNHYWATEDLSCEERAAKRVRKPTRRYIEELSETDDKSVVISKDQRLSEKSEVRSMSVSSGKRVTVTRVVPLGGSEVEVPYVSHVRRSRPRENFMALMECHTSCLEAKATGGESNLLNSEVVSPGSVVKSASGPIQKEVSHNNTNEENMLTEADQDVEADHVDSSGNSSDDYNNTGAPMMQGGGVRRKHHRAWTLSEVTTLVEGVSKYGAGKWSEIKRFSFSSYSHRTSVDLKDKWRNLLRASFAQSPSNNMGSFKKHGSMHIPVDILLQVRELAEKQSLVPPNHR; encoded by the exons ATGGGGACTGTGGTTGGAACTGTTGAGGACTGCAGGGAGATGTTTGATGTCAGTGCTCAGACAAGGATCAcacctttttcttcaacaaatcAGATTGGGAATCCTGTTGCCTACAAGCTTGTCCGG GTTGCAGGAGATGGGAGACTAGTTCCTGCTACCGATGAAGAAATTTTGGAGGTCAACGAGACGGATATGCATTCTGCATCAGATGCTTGTCAGAGTCTACGCTACCTTCCGACCGAAGGGTCACCTTTTCGGTTGTCCCAACTAGAAGAAACTTCTGAAG GTTTATTGCGGGCTGACAATGTCGAACCATCTACAGATCAGGTGAATTCTCAACCTGAG TATAGCGAGGAGTTCTTGCAAAAGGCACAACAGGATGAGAGCCTTGTCATGGTTTCTACTCCTCCAGATGCCAACATCCAGTTTCGTAATGAAAACAACATGTTTGACGAGGATCAAGTCCACCATGAGCCCCTTCCTTTCTCATCAGATGTTCAGAATGGATGCGATGTGAATCAATCTAACACTGTTGAACCATCTAGTCCAAAAGAAACTGCATTgcctgctgctgctgcttctcAAAAACCTGATTTTGCTTTAGTTAGAGGTGAGATCTGCTTGGATAATTTGCCTATCAAAGCCCTGCAGGAAACATTCAGGGCGACGTTTGGCCGTGAGACGACTGTTAAGGACAAGACGTGGCTGAAAAGGAGGATTACAATGGGACTTACCAAGTCCTTTGATGTACCAACGACGAACCTGACAATTAAAGATAACAAGCTAGTTGGAATTAAAGACAAGTCCAATGATGTGTCTGATGATGTAAGAGCTACTAACGTTAAGGAAGCACCATCTAGTAGTGCTTATCATGTCAATGGACACTCAAAAGATGCTTCTGCTCATAGTCTCGGTGTCAACCACTATTGGGCAACTGAAGATTTATCATGTGAAGAGAGGGCTGCAAAAAGAGTTAGGAAACCTACACGAAGATACATTGAAGAACTTTCAGAAACCGATGACAAGTCAGTGGTTATTTCAAAAGATCAGAGGCTATCTGAAAAATCTGAGGTCAGGTCTATGAGCGTCTCCTCAGGGAAGAGAGTTACAGTCACCAGGGTGGTGCCTCTCGGTGGATCTGAGGTTGAGGTTCCTTATGTTTCTCATGTCCGGAGAAGCCGTCCTAGAGAGAACTTTATGGCTCTTATG GAATGTCATACCAGTTGCTTGGAAGCAAAAGCTACTGGAGGAGAGAGTAACCTGTTGAACAGTGAGGTTGTGAGCCCAGGTTCAGTGGTTAAGTCAGCTTCTGGACCAATCCAGAAAGAAGTAAGTCACAACAACACCAACGAGGAGAATATGCTCACTGAGGCTGATCAAGACGTGGAGGCAGATCACGTAGACTCATCTGGAAATAGCTCGGATGACTATAACAACACTGGCGCGCCGATGATGCAAGGTGGTGGAGTTAGAAGGAAGCATCATAGAGCTTGGACTCTGTCTGAGGTTACAACATTAGTAGAAGGTGTATCCAAGTATGGAGCTGGGAAGTGGTCCGAGATCAAAAGGTTTTCCTTCTCATCTTATTCACACCGTACCTCTGTAGATCTCAAG GACAAATGGCGAAATCTCCTGAGAGCAAGCTTTGCTCAGAGTCCCTCAAACAACATG GGAAGTTTCAAGAAACATGGGTCGATGCACATTCCTGTGGACATTCTGTTGCAGGTGAGGGAGCTCGCGGAGAAGCAATCACTGGTCCCACCGAATCACCGTTAA
- the LOC106406662 gene encoding uncharacterized protein LOC106406662 isoform X2 has protein sequence MAGSSLPSSLLTQGGPALLFSSSNQVSEAKCQLVVTSGKRSLVRCLAKKKISFVDQILDYIEGGPKLRKWYGAPELLPKDGSSSEEDDEAEEQEEDALDGVKDTVFVTDGDSDVGQMIILQLIVKGTRVKALVKDKRKAMEAFGAYVELTSGDASDERFLRKAFRGVGAIISPTEGFLSNVKSLKGVKHVVLLSQRWN, from the exons ATGGCTGGTTCTTCTCTACCTTCATCTCTCCTCACTCAAGGAGGACCTGCTTTACTATTCTCTTCTTCGAATCAAGTCTCAGAAGCTAAGTGTCAACTTGTGGTTACATCTGGAAAACGCTCACTTGTTCGTTGCTTGGCTAAGAAGAAAATCAGTTTTGTGGATCAGATTCTTGATTACATCGAAG GTGGTCCTAAGCTTAGGAAATGGTATGGAGCGCCTGAGCTTTTGCCAAAGGACGGATCATCAAGTGAAGAAGACGATGAAGCagaggaacaagaagaagatgctCTTGATGGAGTCAAAGACACTGTTTTTGTAACGGACGGAGACAGTGACGTTGGTCag ATGATTATACTGCAACTGATTGTGAAAGGCACTCGTGTTAAAGCACTTGTCAAGGACAAGAGAAAGGCTATGGAAGCTTTTGGAGCTTATGTTGAG TTGACGTCTGGAGATGCAAGTGACGAGCGTTTCTTAAGGAAGGCTTTTAGAGGCGTTGGTGCAATCATATCCCCAACT GAGGGTTTCTTATCAAATGTCAAGAGTTTAAAAGGTGTGAAACATGTAGTTCTCTTGTCTCAG CGGTGGAATTGA
- the BNAC06G33800D gene encoding uncharacterized protein BNAC06G33800D isoform X4 gives MGTVVGTVEDCREMFDVSAQTRITPFSSTNQIGNPVAYKLVRVAGDGRLVPATDEEILEVNETDMHSASDACQSLRYLPTEGSPFRLSQLEETSEGLLRADNVEPSTDQYSEEFLQKAQQDESLVMVSTPPDANIQFRNENNMFDEDQVHHEPLPFSSDVQNGCDVNQSNTVEPSSPKETALPAAAASQKPDFALVRGEICLDNLPIKALQETFRATFGRETTVKDKTWLKRRITMGLTKSFDVPTTNLTIKDNKLVGIKDKSNDVSDDVRATNVKEAPSSSAYHVNGHSKDASAHSLGVNHYWATEDLSCEERAAKRVRKPTRRYIEELSETDDKSVVISKDQRLSEKSEVRSMSVSSGKRVTVTRVVPLGGSEVEVPYVSHVRRSRPRENFMALMECHTSCLEAKATGGESNLLNSEVVSPGSVVKSASGPIQKEVSHNNTNEENMLTEADQDVEADHVDSSGNSSDDYNNTGAPMMQGGGVRRKHHRAWTLSEVTTLVEGVSKYGAGKWSEIKRFSFSSYSHRTSVDLKDKWRNLLRASFAQSPSNNMGSFKKHGSMHIPVDILLQVRELAEKQSLVPPNHR, from the exons ATGGGGACTGTGGTTGGAACTGTTGAGGACTGCAGGGAGATGTTTGATGTCAGTGCTCAGACAAGGATCAcacctttttcttcaacaaatcAGATTGGGAATCCTGTTGCCTACAAGCTTGTCCGG GTTGCAGGAGATGGGAGACTAGTTCCTGCTACCGATGAAGAAATTTTGGAGGTCAACGAGACGGATATGCATTCTGCATCAGATGCTTGTCAGAGTCTACGCTACCTTCCGACCGAAGGGTCACCTTTTCGGTTGTCCCAACTAGAAGAAACTTCTGAAG GTTTATTGCGGGCTGACAATGTCGAACCATCTACAGATCAG TATAGCGAGGAGTTCTTGCAAAAGGCACAACAGGATGAGAGCCTTGTCATGGTTTCTACTCCTCCAGATGCCAACATCCAGTTTCGTAATGAAAACAACATGTTTGACGAGGATCAAGTCCACCATGAGCCCCTTCCTTTCTCATCAGATGTTCAGAATGGATGCGATGTGAATCAATCTAACACTGTTGAACCATCTAGTCCAAAAGAAACTGCATTgcctgctgctgctgcttctcAAAAACCTGATTTTGCTTTAGTTAGAGGTGAGATCTGCTTGGATAATTTGCCTATCAAAGCCCTGCAGGAAACATTCAGGGCGACGTTTGGCCGTGAGACGACTGTTAAGGACAAGACGTGGCTGAAAAGGAGGATTACAATGGGACTTACCAAGTCCTTTGATGTACCAACGACGAACCTGACAATTAAAGATAACAAGCTAGTTGGAATTAAAGACAAGTCCAATGATGTGTCTGATGATGTAAGAGCTACTAACGTTAAGGAAGCACCATCTAGTAGTGCTTATCATGTCAATGGACACTCAAAAGATGCTTCTGCTCATAGTCTCGGTGTCAACCACTATTGGGCAACTGAAGATTTATCATGTGAAGAGAGGGCTGCAAAAAGAGTTAGGAAACCTACACGAAGATACATTGAAGAACTTTCAGAAACCGATGACAAGTCAGTGGTTATTTCAAAAGATCAGAGGCTATCTGAAAAATCTGAGGTCAGGTCTATGAGCGTCTCCTCAGGGAAGAGAGTTACAGTCACCAGGGTGGTGCCTCTCGGTGGATCTGAGGTTGAGGTTCCTTATGTTTCTCATGTCCGGAGAAGCCGTCCTAGAGAGAACTTTATGGCTCTTATG GAATGTCATACCAGTTGCTTGGAAGCAAAAGCTACTGGAGGAGAGAGTAACCTGTTGAACAGTGAGGTTGTGAGCCCAGGTTCAGTGGTTAAGTCAGCTTCTGGACCAATCCAGAAAGAAGTAAGTCACAACAACACCAACGAGGAGAATATGCTCACTGAGGCTGATCAAGACGTGGAGGCAGATCACGTAGACTCATCTGGAAATAGCTCGGATGACTATAACAACACTGGCGCGCCGATGATGCAAGGTGGTGGAGTTAGAAGGAAGCATCATAGAGCTTGGACTCTGTCTGAGGTTACAACATTAGTAGAAGGTGTATCCAAGTATGGAGCTGGGAAGTGGTCCGAGATCAAAAGGTTTTCCTTCTCATCTTATTCACACCGTACCTCTGTAGATCTCAAG GACAAATGGCGAAATCTCCTGAGAGCAAGCTTTGCTCAGAGTCCCTCAAACAACATG GGAAGTTTCAAGAAACATGGGTCGATGCACATTCCTGTGGACATTCTGTTGCAGGTGAGGGAGCTCGCGGAGAAGCAATCACTGGTCCCACCGAATCACCGTTAA
- the BNAC06G33800D gene encoding uncharacterized protein BNAC06G33800D isoform X3 — protein sequence MGTVVGTVEDCREMFDVSAQTRITPFSSTNQIGNPVAYKLVRVAGDGRLVPATDEEILEVNETDMHSASDACQSLRYLPTEGSPFRLSQLEETSEVINLGLLRADNVEPSTDQYSEEFLQKAQQDESLVMVSTPPDANIQFRNENNMFDEDQVHHEPLPFSSDVQNGCDVNQSNTVEPSSPKETALPAAAASQKPDFALVRGEICLDNLPIKALQETFRATFGRETTVKDKTWLKRRITMGLTKSFDVPTTNLTIKDNKLVGIKDKSNDVSDDVRATNVKEAPSSSAYHVNGHSKDASAHSLGVNHYWATEDLSCEERAAKRVRKPTRRYIEELSETDDKSVVISKDQRLSEKSEVRSMSVSSGKRVTVTRVVPLGGSEVEVPYVSHVRRSRPRENFMALMECHTSCLEAKATGGESNLLNSEVVSPGSVVKSASGPIQKEVSHNNTNEENMLTEADQDVEADHVDSSGNSSDDYNNTGAPMMQGGGVRRKHHRAWTLSEVTTLVEGVSKYGAGKWSEIKRFSFSSYSHRTSVDLKDKWRNLLRASFAQSPSNNMGSFKKHGSMHIPVDILLQVRELAEKQSLVPPNHR from the exons ATGGGGACTGTGGTTGGAACTGTTGAGGACTGCAGGGAGATGTTTGATGTCAGTGCTCAGACAAGGATCAcacctttttcttcaacaaatcAGATTGGGAATCCTGTTGCCTACAAGCTTGTCCGG GTTGCAGGAGATGGGAGACTAGTTCCTGCTACCGATGAAGAAATTTTGGAGGTCAACGAGACGGATATGCATTCTGCATCAGATGCTTGTCAGAGTCTACGCTACCTTCCGACCGAAGGGTCACCTTTTCGGTTGTCCCAACTAGAAGAAACTTCTGAAG TTATCAATCTAGGTTTATTGCGGGCTGACAATGTCGAACCATCTACAGATCAG TATAGCGAGGAGTTCTTGCAAAAGGCACAACAGGATGAGAGCCTTGTCATGGTTTCTACTCCTCCAGATGCCAACATCCAGTTTCGTAATGAAAACAACATGTTTGACGAGGATCAAGTCCACCATGAGCCCCTTCCTTTCTCATCAGATGTTCAGAATGGATGCGATGTGAATCAATCTAACACTGTTGAACCATCTAGTCCAAAAGAAACTGCATTgcctgctgctgctgcttctcAAAAACCTGATTTTGCTTTAGTTAGAGGTGAGATCTGCTTGGATAATTTGCCTATCAAAGCCCTGCAGGAAACATTCAGGGCGACGTTTGGCCGTGAGACGACTGTTAAGGACAAGACGTGGCTGAAAAGGAGGATTACAATGGGACTTACCAAGTCCTTTGATGTACCAACGACGAACCTGACAATTAAAGATAACAAGCTAGTTGGAATTAAAGACAAGTCCAATGATGTGTCTGATGATGTAAGAGCTACTAACGTTAAGGAAGCACCATCTAGTAGTGCTTATCATGTCAATGGACACTCAAAAGATGCTTCTGCTCATAGTCTCGGTGTCAACCACTATTGGGCAACTGAAGATTTATCATGTGAAGAGAGGGCTGCAAAAAGAGTTAGGAAACCTACACGAAGATACATTGAAGAACTTTCAGAAACCGATGACAAGTCAGTGGTTATTTCAAAAGATCAGAGGCTATCTGAAAAATCTGAGGTCAGGTCTATGAGCGTCTCCTCAGGGAAGAGAGTTACAGTCACCAGGGTGGTGCCTCTCGGTGGATCTGAGGTTGAGGTTCCTTATGTTTCTCATGTCCGGAGAAGCCGTCCTAGAGAGAACTTTATGGCTCTTATG GAATGTCATACCAGTTGCTTGGAAGCAAAAGCTACTGGAGGAGAGAGTAACCTGTTGAACAGTGAGGTTGTGAGCCCAGGTTCAGTGGTTAAGTCAGCTTCTGGACCAATCCAGAAAGAAGTAAGTCACAACAACACCAACGAGGAGAATATGCTCACTGAGGCTGATCAAGACGTGGAGGCAGATCACGTAGACTCATCTGGAAATAGCTCGGATGACTATAACAACACTGGCGCGCCGATGATGCAAGGTGGTGGAGTTAGAAGGAAGCATCATAGAGCTTGGACTCTGTCTGAGGTTACAACATTAGTAGAAGGTGTATCCAAGTATGGAGCTGGGAAGTGGTCCGAGATCAAAAGGTTTTCCTTCTCATCTTATTCACACCGTACCTCTGTAGATCTCAAG GACAAATGGCGAAATCTCCTGAGAGCAAGCTTTGCTCAGAGTCCCTCAAACAACATG GGAAGTTTCAAGAAACATGGGTCGATGCACATTCCTGTGGACATTCTGTTGCAGGTGAGGGAGCTCGCGGAGAAGCAATCACTGGTCCCACCGAATCACCGTTAA
- the LOC125589116 gene encoding developmentally-regulated G-protein 2, translated as MGIIERIKEIEAEMARTQKNKATEYHLGQLKAKIAKLRTQLLEPPKGSSGGGDGFEVTKYGHGRVALIGFPSVGKSTLLTMLTGTHSEAASYEFTTLTCIPGVIRYNDTKIQLLDLPGIIEGASEGKGRGRQVIAVAKSSDLVLMVLDASKSEGHRQILTKELEAVGLRLNKRPPQIYFKKKKTGGISFNTTAPLTRIDEKLCYQILHEYKIHNAEVLFREDATVDDFIDVIEGNRKYIKCVYVYNKIDVVGIDDVDRLARQPNSIVISCNLKLNLDRLLARMWEEMGLVRVYTKPQGQQPDFDEPFVLSADRGGCTVEDFCNHVHKTLVKDMKYALVWGTSARHYPQHCGLSHRLEDEDVVQIVKKKEREEGGRGRFKTHSNAPARIADREKKAPLKQ; from the exons ATGGGAATCATCGAAAGGATTAAAGAAATTGAAGCCGAGATGGCTCGGACACAGAAGAACAAAGCTACAG AGTATCATCTTGGTCAGCTCAAGGCAAAGATTGCAAAGCTCAGAACACAACTGTTAGAGCCTCCCAAA GGTTCAAGTGGAGGTGGAGATGGTTTTGAAGTTACAAAGTATGGTCATGGACGTGTTGCACTTATAGGCTTTCCAAG TGTTGGGAAGTCCACGCTCTTGACGATGTTAACTGGCACACATTCTGAAGCAGCCTCATATGAATTCACAACGCTTACATGCATCCCTGGAGTCATTCGCTACAATGACACCAAGATTCAGTTGCTTGATCTTCCTGGGATTATTGAAGGTGCTTCTGAAGGAAAGGGGCGAGGGAGGCAG GTTATTGCTGTTGCAAAGTCCTCTGACCTTGTGTTGATGGTTCTTGATGCCTCCAAA AGTGAAGGTCACAGGCAGATTCTGACCAAGGAACTTGAAGCAGTGGGTTTGCGTCTAAACAAAAGACCTCCACAG ATATactttaagaagaagaagactggtgGAATCTCTTTCAACACTACAGCACCGTTGACTCGCATTGACGAGAAGCTCTGTTATCAAATTCTGCATGAATACAAGATTCACAATGCTGAG GTTTTATTCCGTGAGGATGCTACGGTGGATGACTTTATAGATGTCATTGAAGGCAACCGCAAATATATAAAGTGTGTGTATGTCTACAACAAGATAGATGTTGTTGGAATCGATGACGTGGATAGGCTAGCAAGACAGCCAAATTCCATTGTTATTAGCTGCAATCTAAAG CTAAACTTAGATAGACTACTTGCAAGAATGTGGGAGGAAATGGGACTTGTGAGAGTTTACACAAAGCCTCAGGGCCAGCAACCAGATTTTGATGAGCCCTTTGTCCTCTCAGCT GACAGAGGTGGATGCACAGTTGAAGATTTTTGTAACCACGTCCACAAGACTCTGGTGAAAGATATGAAGTATGCACTGGTTTGGGGCACAAGCGCTAGGCACTACCCTCAACACTGTGGTCTTTCTCACCGTCTTGAGGATGAAGATGTTGTTCAAATCGTCAAGAAAAAG GAGAGAGAGGAAGGTGGAAGGGGGAGGTTCAAGACCCACTCAAACGCACCTGCAAGAATTGCAGACAGAGAGAAGAAAGCTCCACTTAAGCAATAA
- the BNAC06G33800D gene encoding uncharacterized protein BNAC06G33800D isoform X1, whose product MGTVVGTVEDCREMFDVSAQTRITPFSSTNQIGNPVAYKLVRVAGDGRLVPATDEEILEVNETDMHSASDACQSLRYLPTEGSPFRLSQLEETSEVINLGLLRADNVEPSTDQVNSQPEYSEEFLQKAQQDESLVMVSTPPDANIQFRNENNMFDEDQVHHEPLPFSSDVQNGCDVNQSNTVEPSSPKETALPAAAASQKPDFALVRGEICLDNLPIKALQETFRATFGRETTVKDKTWLKRRITMGLTKSFDVPTTNLTIKDNKLVGIKDKSNDVSDDVRATNVKEAPSSSAYHVNGHSKDASAHSLGVNHYWATEDLSCEERAAKRVRKPTRRYIEELSETDDKSVVISKDQRLSEKSEVRSMSVSSGKRVTVTRVVPLGGSEVEVPYVSHVRRSRPRENFMALMECHTSCLEAKATGGESNLLNSEVVSPGSVVKSASGPIQKEVSHNNTNEENMLTEADQDVEADHVDSSGNSSDDYNNTGAPMMQGGGVRRKHHRAWTLSEVTTLVEGVSKYGAGKWSEIKRFSFSSYSHRTSVDLKDKWRNLLRASFAQSPSNNMGSFKKHGSMHIPVDILLQVRELAEKQSLVPPNHR is encoded by the exons ATGGGGACTGTGGTTGGAACTGTTGAGGACTGCAGGGAGATGTTTGATGTCAGTGCTCAGACAAGGATCAcacctttttcttcaacaaatcAGATTGGGAATCCTGTTGCCTACAAGCTTGTCCGG GTTGCAGGAGATGGGAGACTAGTTCCTGCTACCGATGAAGAAATTTTGGAGGTCAACGAGACGGATATGCATTCTGCATCAGATGCTTGTCAGAGTCTACGCTACCTTCCGACCGAAGGGTCACCTTTTCGGTTGTCCCAACTAGAAGAAACTTCTGAAG TTATCAATCTAGGTTTATTGCGGGCTGACAATGTCGAACCATCTACAGATCAGGTGAATTCTCAACCTGAG TATAGCGAGGAGTTCTTGCAAAAGGCACAACAGGATGAGAGCCTTGTCATGGTTTCTACTCCTCCAGATGCCAACATCCAGTTTCGTAATGAAAACAACATGTTTGACGAGGATCAAGTCCACCATGAGCCCCTTCCTTTCTCATCAGATGTTCAGAATGGATGCGATGTGAATCAATCTAACACTGTTGAACCATCTAGTCCAAAAGAAACTGCATTgcctgctgctgctgcttctcAAAAACCTGATTTTGCTTTAGTTAGAGGTGAGATCTGCTTGGATAATTTGCCTATCAAAGCCCTGCAGGAAACATTCAGGGCGACGTTTGGCCGTGAGACGACTGTTAAGGACAAGACGTGGCTGAAAAGGAGGATTACAATGGGACTTACCAAGTCCTTTGATGTACCAACGACGAACCTGACAATTAAAGATAACAAGCTAGTTGGAATTAAAGACAAGTCCAATGATGTGTCTGATGATGTAAGAGCTACTAACGTTAAGGAAGCACCATCTAGTAGTGCTTATCATGTCAATGGACACTCAAAAGATGCTTCTGCTCATAGTCTCGGTGTCAACCACTATTGGGCAACTGAAGATTTATCATGTGAAGAGAGGGCTGCAAAAAGAGTTAGGAAACCTACACGAAGATACATTGAAGAACTTTCAGAAACCGATGACAAGTCAGTGGTTATTTCAAAAGATCAGAGGCTATCTGAAAAATCTGAGGTCAGGTCTATGAGCGTCTCCTCAGGGAAGAGAGTTACAGTCACCAGGGTGGTGCCTCTCGGTGGATCTGAGGTTGAGGTTCCTTATGTTTCTCATGTCCGGAGAAGCCGTCCTAGAGAGAACTTTATGGCTCTTATG GAATGTCATACCAGTTGCTTGGAAGCAAAAGCTACTGGAGGAGAGAGTAACCTGTTGAACAGTGAGGTTGTGAGCCCAGGTTCAGTGGTTAAGTCAGCTTCTGGACCAATCCAGAAAGAAGTAAGTCACAACAACACCAACGAGGAGAATATGCTCACTGAGGCTGATCAAGACGTGGAGGCAGATCACGTAGACTCATCTGGAAATAGCTCGGATGACTATAACAACACTGGCGCGCCGATGATGCAAGGTGGTGGAGTTAGAAGGAAGCATCATAGAGCTTGGACTCTGTCTGAGGTTACAACATTAGTAGAAGGTGTATCCAAGTATGGAGCTGGGAAGTGGTCCGAGATCAAAAGGTTTTCCTTCTCATCTTATTCACACCGTACCTCTGTAGATCTCAAG GACAAATGGCGAAATCTCCTGAGAGCAAGCTTTGCTCAGAGTCCCTCAAACAACATG GGAAGTTTCAAGAAACATGGGTCGATGCACATTCCTGTGGACATTCTGTTGCAGGTGAGGGAGCTCGCGGAGAAGCAATCACTGGTCCCACCGAATCACCGTTAA